The Cyanobium sp. Tous-M-B4 genome contains a region encoding:
- a CDS encoding DUF3747 domain-containing protein: MLLANAVMRLPQLGANSLPLAAGAWAAAVAFAATPAMASTLFQAADLSQERFVLVAAPIGDGVRAQLNIYEQVKPTRPCFAVVPGSPAQVDPLLATFDFSGICSRFIDANGYSVRVGEADLATSYRLTVQRQSGDNVLLAVPTKAGAGPEMLVARTQGSGSGFLQLVFEPGWQLKRRAFGGRNLGHVYLYRDTWPDAAIQPGLPVVAPSPISGLSGSGS; the protein is encoded by the coding sequence ATGTTGCTTGCCAATGCCGTGATGCGATTGCCCCAACTGGGTGCCAATTCCCTCCCCCTGGCAGCTGGAGCTTGGGCCGCTGCGGTTGCCTTTGCTGCCACCCCAGCCATGGCCAGCACCCTTTTTCAAGCTGCGGATCTCAGCCAGGAGCGTTTTGTCCTGGTGGCAGCGCCCATCGGCGATGGCGTCCGCGCTCAACTCAACATCTATGAGCAGGTAAAGCCGACCCGGCCCTGTTTTGCCGTAGTCCCTGGCTCACCAGCTCAGGTAGACCCCCTGCTTGCAACTTTTGACTTCAGCGGCATCTGCAGTCGCTTCATTGATGCCAACGGCTACTCGGTGCGTGTAGGCGAGGCTGATCTAGCTACGAGCTATCGGCTCACCGTGCAGCGTCAGAGCGGTGACAACGTGCTGCTGGCCGTGCCCACCAAGGCCGGTGCGGGTCCTGAAATGCTGGTAGCCCGCACCCAGGGTTCGGGCTCTGGCTTCCTGCAGTTGGTGTTTGAACCGGGCTGGCAGCTCAAGCGCCGCGCTTTCGGCGGTCGCAATCTGGGCCACGTGTATCTCTACCGCGATACCTGGCCTGATGCTGCCATCCAGCCTGGGCTGCCGGTAGTGGCGCCCAGCCCCATTTCAGGCCTCTCTGGCAGCGGGAGCTGA
- the def gene encoding peptide deformylase — MARSAVQASRGVQVSKDALEESPLTIHTLGDGVLRAPAKRISKVDESVRDLARDMLRSMYAAKGIGLAAPQVGVHKQLLVIDLDPENAAAAPMVLINPEIACFGAAIETYEEGCLSIPGVYLNVVRPATVEVSYRDEMGRPQRVKADGLLARCIQHEMDHLEGVLFVDRVTDELSLNEGLLEKGFQRADVRSIR, encoded by the coding sequence ATGGCACGCTCCGCCGTTCAGGCCAGCCGCGGCGTTCAAGTATCCAAGGATGCCCTTGAGGAGTCCCCGCTCACGATCCACACCCTTGGTGATGGGGTGCTGCGCGCTCCTGCCAAGCGCATCAGCAAGGTTGATGAGAGTGTGCGAGATCTGGCCCGGGACATGCTGCGCAGCATGTACGCGGCCAAGGGCATCGGTTTGGCGGCACCCCAGGTGGGAGTGCATAAGCAGCTGCTGGTGATTGATCTTGATCCCGAGAATGCTGCTGCGGCGCCGATGGTTTTGATCAATCCCGAAATCGCCTGCTTCGGCGCTGCGATCGAGACTTACGAGGAAGGTTGCCTCAGTATTCCAGGCGTCTACTTGAATGTGGTGCGCCCGGCCACGGTCGAGGTCAGCTATCGCGACGAGATGGGCCGGCCCCAACGGGTCAAGGCTGATGGTCTGCTGGCCCGCTGCATCCAGCACGAGATGGACCACCTCGAAGGTGTGCTTTTCGTCGATCGGGTTACCGATGAGCTCAGCCTCAATGAAGGCTTGCTGGAAAAGGGTTTTCAGCGGGCAGATGTCCGTTCCATCCGCTGA
- a CDS encoding prolyl oligopeptidase family serine peptidase: MADPPGALPAAVVVGQTPSLREPRLLDGVLYWLEQRPHEGGRTTLLRRLGPDLPAEELSPGSWNLRSRVHEYGGGSTALGHRSDGRLVAVFSHDGDRCLWLLELDSSSCQPRRLSPPGAYGGGLIDASRDRWIGVLESGSDEGAGCDQLVAVGLEGGEPQPLVEPADFCGYPALSPSGEGLAWVEWQQPFMPWERSQLWLGHFDAAGQLSGRRLVAGSGVEPNPDISVFQPLWCGPHLVVANDRSGFWNLEQLDNAEGLDIETLGAEAPLHWRPLLPMQAEFGLPQWVFGMGTQAWDGEQLLATACLQGRWQLGRVELPSQGGDAGQWQPLAIPFDDLAGICAEKGRLACIAASATEAAGLLELDLASGNWWHTPAATCPLAPEAISLPQELWFEGHGGARSHAWFYPPAGGAHRGAPLLVKSHSGPTAMARTALNLAIQFWTTRGWGVVDVNYGGSTGFGRAYRQRLAGQWGVVDVADCAAAAQALVAAGRADPDRIAIEGGSAGGFTTLAALCFTDVFRAGASRYGVADPSALASESHRFEARYLDGLIGPWPEARATYKARSPLAHADQIRCPVIFFQGLDDKVVPPEQTDRMAAALAANAIPVEVHRFPQEGHGFRDGATLIRVLEATEAFFRRHFNL, from the coding sequence GTGGCTGACCCCCCTGGAGCCCTTCCCGCCGCTGTTGTGGTGGGCCAAACCCCCAGCCTGCGGGAGCCACGGCTACTCGACGGGGTGCTCTATTGGCTGGAGCAGCGCCCCCATGAAGGGGGGCGCACGACCCTGCTGCGGCGCTTGGGGCCAGACCTGCCAGCAGAGGAGCTAAGCCCTGGCAGCTGGAATCTGCGCAGCCGGGTGCATGAATACGGTGGCGGCAGTACGGCCCTGGGCCACCGGAGCGATGGCCGGCTGGTGGCAGTGTTCAGCCACGACGGCGACCGCTGCCTCTGGCTGCTGGAGCTCGATAGCAGCAGTTGCCAGCCGCGACGGCTCAGCCCGCCAGGTGCCTACGGCGGCGGCTTGATCGATGCCAGCCGCGACCGCTGGATTGGCGTACTGGAAAGCGGCAGTGATGAAGGTGCTGGCTGCGACCAGCTGGTGGCTGTTGGGCTGGAAGGTGGCGAGCCCCAGCCGCTGGTGGAGCCAGCCGACTTCTGCGGCTACCCGGCCCTGAGCCCCTCCGGCGAGGGGCTGGCCTGGGTGGAGTGGCAGCAGCCCTTCATGCCCTGGGAGCGCAGCCAGCTGTGGCTGGGGCACTTCGATGCGGCAGGCCAGCTCAGTGGCCGCCGCCTGGTCGCAGGATCGGGGGTGGAGCCAAACCCGGACATTTCGGTGTTCCAGCCGCTCTGGTGCGGGCCCCACCTGGTGGTGGCAAACGATCGCTCCGGCTTCTGGAACCTCGAACAGCTCGATAACGCCGAGGGACTCGACATAGAGACCCTCGGCGCAGAGGCGCCGCTGCATTGGCGGCCGCTGCTGCCCATGCAGGCGGAATTCGGCCTGCCCCAGTGGGTGTTCGGCATGGGCACCCAGGCCTGGGATGGCGAGCAGCTGCTGGCCACCGCCTGCCTGCAGGGGCGCTGGCAGCTGGGCCGGGTGGAGCTGCCGAGCCAGGGCGGAGACGCCGGCCAGTGGCAGCCCCTGGCCATCCCCTTTGATGATTTGGCTGGTATTTGCGCCGAAAAAGGGCGGCTGGCCTGCATCGCCGCATCAGCAACTGAAGCCGCGGGTCTGCTCGAGCTGGACCTGGCCAGCGGCAACTGGTGGCACACCCCTGCTGCCACCTGCCCTCTGGCGCCGGAGGCGATCAGCCTGCCGCAGGAGCTGTGGTTTGAGGGCCACGGCGGCGCCCGCAGCCACGCCTGGTTCTACCCCCCAGCCGGGGGAGCCCACCGCGGGGCACCCTTGCTGGTGAAAAGCCACAGCGGCCCCACCGCCATGGCCCGCACGGCCCTGAACTTAGCCATTCAGTTTTGGACAACTCGAGGCTGGGGGGTGGTGGATGTGAACTACGGCGGTTCAACCGGCTTCGGCCGCGCCTATCGGCAGCGGCTCGCTGGCCAGTGGGGCGTGGTGGACGTAGCAGATTGCGCCGCAGCCGCCCAGGCCCTGGTGGCGGCGGGCCGGGCCGATCCTGACCGCATCGCCATCGAAGGCGGCAGTGCCGGCGGCTTCACCACCCTGGCCGCCCTGTGCTTCACGGACGTATTTCGCGCCGGCGCGAGCCGCTACGGCGTAGCCGACCCCAGCGCGTTGGCGTCTGAGAGCCATCGCTTTGAAGCCCGCTATCTCGATGGGCTGATCGGCCCCTGGCCGGAAGCGCGCGCCACCTACAAGGCCCGCTCACCGCTGGCCCACGCCGATCAAATCCGCTGCCCGGTGATCTTTTTTCAGGGCCTCGATGACAAGGTGGTGCCACCGGAGCAGACCGACCGCATGGCAGCAGCGCTCGCAGCCAACGCCATCCCGGTGGAGGTGCACCGCTTCCCGCAGGAGGGCCACGGCTTCCGCGATGGTGCCACCTTGATCCGCGTCCTGGAGGCCACTGAGGCTTTCTTCCGCCGGCACTTCAACCTGTGA
- a CDS encoding sodium:solute symporter has translation MASDLLPSFGWLALALACLSLILAVGRTLGTRLQLRLWGIPEALLAGLLGLLLAPGGTLPLLPPQVMQLWADLPLVLLTLVFGSLLLGKPLPKLEGLWRPVSGQVSLALVLAFGQYVVGGLAVLLVLQPWLGVSPVMACLIEVAYEGGHGSAAAMGPSYAALGFPGGQALGLAMATVGLLSSTLVGGLVVVLARSRGWLLADAPGAAASESISTTSGDSGGVAARAAAWAVNLALVGVAVLTGVALLAGLRWLTAGLGDGVGSVVDALPVFPLAIVGSLLVRLALERSGKAHWASSAVQGQVGTLSADLLITAATAGLDLALLRADWLPLTVLALGGLVWNLAVTLLLAPRLLPADWFERAVIEFGQATGVAASGLLLLRMADPDDRSDALPAFSIKQLMLQPFLAGGVVTVVAPLAVAGWGLPLWTGFCFALVLLFGGTGLWLARNQAPVP, from the coding sequence TTGGCGAGCGACCTGCTGCCCAGCTTCGGCTGGTTGGCCCTGGCCCTGGCCTGCCTCAGCCTGATCCTGGCGGTGGGGCGAACTCTTGGCACGAGGCTGCAGCTGCGGCTCTGGGGCATCCCCGAAGCCCTGCTGGCCGGACTGCTGGGCCTACTGCTGGCCCCGGGCGGCACCCTGCCGCTGTTGCCTCCTCAGGTGATGCAGCTATGGGCCGATCTGCCGCTGGTGCTGCTCACCCTGGTGTTCGGCTCGCTGCTGCTCGGCAAACCCCTGCCCAAGCTGGAGGGGCTGTGGCGACCGGTGTCGGGGCAGGTGTCGCTGGCGCTGGTGCTGGCCTTCGGCCAATACGTGGTGGGCGGCCTGGCGGTGCTGCTGGTGCTGCAGCCCTGGCTGGGGGTGAGCCCGGTGATGGCCTGCCTGATCGAGGTGGCCTACGAAGGAGGCCATGGTTCCGCCGCGGCGATGGGGCCCAGCTACGCGGCCCTGGGCTTTCCCGGCGGTCAGGCCCTGGGCTTAGCCATGGCCACGGTGGGGCTGCTCTCCTCCACTTTGGTGGGAGGGCTGGTGGTGGTGCTGGCCCGCAGCCGCGGCTGGCTGCTGGCCGATGCCCCAGGCGCAGCAGCCAGCGAGTCCATCAGCACGACCAGCGGTGATTCGGGTGGCGTGGCGGCCAGAGCGGCGGCCTGGGCGGTGAACCTGGCCCTGGTGGGCGTGGCGGTGCTCACGGGCGTGGCGCTGCTGGCCGGGCTGCGCTGGCTCACCGCCGGACTGGGGGATGGCGTTGGCAGCGTTGTTGATGCGCTGCCGGTGTTTCCGCTGGCGATCGTGGGGTCGCTGCTGGTGCGGCTGGCGCTGGAGCGCAGCGGCAAAGCCCACTGGGCTTCTTCCGCGGTGCAGGGCCAGGTGGGCACCCTCTCGGCAGACCTGCTGATCACCGCCGCCACCGCCGGGCTGGATCTGGCCCTGCTCAGGGCCGACTGGCTGCCGCTCACGGTGCTTGCCCTAGGGGGCCTGGTGTGGAACCTGGCGGTAACCCTGCTGCTAGCCCCGCGGCTGCTGCCCGCCGACTGGTTTGAGCGGGCGGTGATTGAGTTTGGCCAGGCCACGGGAGTGGCGGCCAGCGGCCTGCTGCTACTGCGCATGGCCGATCCAGACGACCGCAGCGACGCCCTACCGGCCTTCTCGATCAAGCAGCTGATGCTGCAGCCGTTTCTGGCCGGAGGGGTGGTGACGGTGGTGGCGCCGCTGGCGGTGGCGGGCTGGGGGCTGCCGCTGTGGACCGGCTTCTGCTTTGCCCTGGTGCTGCTGTTTGGCGGCACCGGACTGTGGTTGGCGCGCAATCAGGCGCCGGTCCCGTAG
- a CDS encoding class II aldolase/adducin family protein: MTEQALRQQLVEVSRRLNASGLNQGTSGNLSVRIPGGLLITPSSLPFEQMEPQDLVAIASSGKPLAAAAGQRRPSSEWRLHADLLASRPEIQAVLHCHSIHATALACHGRPIPPFHYMTAVAGGDHIRCAAYATFGTAELSALAVQAMEDRLACLLAQHGQVTLGTSLDQALRIAVEVETLAQMYLQALQLGEPPLLSAAQMAAVHQQFRSLHYGTGA, from the coding sequence ATGACTGAGCAGGCGCTGCGCCAGCAGCTCGTGGAGGTGTCCCGGCGCCTAAACGCCAGCGGGCTCAATCAGGGCACCTCCGGCAACCTATCGGTGCGTATTCCTGGTGGCCTGCTGATCACGCCCAGCTCCCTGCCCTTCGAGCAGATGGAGCCGCAGGATCTGGTGGCGATTGCCAGCAGCGGCAAGCCCCTCGCGGCAGCAGCTGGCCAGCGGCGGCCCTCCTCCGAGTGGCGGCTGCACGCCGATCTCCTCGCCAGCCGGCCTGAGATCCAGGCGGTGCTGCATTGCCACTCGATTCATGCCACGGCCCTTGCCTGCCATGGCCGCCCCATCCCACCCTTTCATTACATGACAGCCGTGGCCGGCGGCGATCACATCCGCTGCGCCGCCTACGCCACCTTTGGCACCGCCGAGCTCTCAGCCCTGGCAGTGCAGGCCATGGAGGATCGGCTGGCCTGCCTGCTGGCCCAGCACGGCCAGGTGACGCTCGGCACCAGCCTCGATCAGGCCCTGCGCATCGCCGTTGAGGTGGAAACCCTGGCCCAGATGTATCTGCAGGCCCTGCAACTCGGCGAGCCTCCGCTGTTGAGCGCCGCCCAGATGGCCGCGGTGCACCAGCAGTTCCGCTCCCTGCACTACGGGACCGGCGCCTGA
- the mtnA gene encoding S-methyl-5-thioribose-1-phosphate isomerase produces MNIDGKPWRTIWLEPDGGSGSHAVGVIDQTLLPHQFTTRTLRNCADAADAISTMVVRGAPLIGVTGAYGLMLAMQADPGDASLAAAFEQLNATRPTAINLRWALERVRAMVQPLPPAERAEVAKAEAAAIADEDVAMCEAIGDHGLAIFRQLAAARPGARLNVLTHCNAGWLATVDWGTALAPIYKAHRAGLNIHVWVDETRPRNQGASLTAFELGKEGVPHTVIVDNAGGHLMQHGQVDAVIVGTDRTTRRGDVCNKIGTYLKALAAHDNNVPFYVALPASTIDWTIGDGVAEIPIEARSATEVTHIQGRGADGAITTVQLSPDGSAGFNPAFDVTPARLVTGLITERGVAAATEAGLQELYGND; encoded by the coding sequence ATGAACATCGACGGCAAGCCCTGGCGCACGATCTGGCTGGAGCCAGACGGGGGCTCGGGCTCCCACGCGGTTGGCGTAATCGATCAGACCCTGCTGCCCCACCAATTCACGACGCGTACGTTGCGCAACTGCGCTGACGCGGCAGATGCGATCAGCACGATGGTGGTGCGCGGAGCGCCGCTGATCGGCGTGACCGGCGCCTATGGGCTGATGCTGGCCATGCAGGCCGATCCGGGCGACGCCTCCCTGGCGGCGGCCTTTGAGCAGCTCAATGCCACCCGGCCCACGGCGATCAACCTGCGCTGGGCCCTGGAGCGGGTGCGGGCCATGGTGCAGCCGCTGCCGCCTGCTGAGCGGGCCGAGGTGGCCAAGGCGGAGGCGGCGGCGATCGCCGATGAGGACGTGGCCATGTGCGAGGCCATCGGCGATCACGGGCTGGCGATCTTCCGGCAGCTGGCGGCGGCCAGGCCCGGCGCCAGGCTCAATGTGCTCACCCACTGCAACGCCGGCTGGCTGGCCACCGTCGACTGGGGCACGGCCCTAGCGCCGATCTACAAGGCCCATCGCGCCGGGCTCAACATTCACGTGTGGGTCGATGAAACCCGCCCCCGCAACCAGGGCGCCAGCCTCACCGCCTTTGAGCTGGGTAAGGAGGGCGTGCCCCACACGGTGATCGTCGATAACGCCGGCGGCCACCTAATGCAGCACGGCCAGGTGGATGCGGTGATCGTGGGCACCGACCGCACCACCCGCCGCGGCGATGTGTGCAACAAGATCGGCACCTATCTCAAGGCCCTGGCCGCCCACGACAACAACGTGCCCTTCTATGTGGCCTTGCCCGCCTCCACGATCGACTGGACGATTGGCGATGGCGTGGCCGAGATCCCGATCGAGGCCCGCAGCGCTACGGAAGTGACCCACATCCAGGGGCGCGGCGCCGATGGGGCGATCACCACGGTGCAGCTCAGTCCCGATGGCAGTGCCGGCTTCAACCCGGCCTTCGATGTCACGCCGGCGCGGCTGGTGACTGGCCTGATCACCGAGCGAGGCGTGGCAGCGGCCACCGAGGCTGGGTTGCAGGAGCTTTATGGCAATGACTGA
- a CDS encoding HEPN domain-containing protein — translation MADADASRYLRIARADLLEARRMWEFSGFRGSSIGFLLQQAAEKALKAWIQVAGGEAPFTHDLGALLDLLQELGKATAEYESLTELNFFAVQLRYDDELEVEPPNWLACFDLVENLLRRVEEPWPGA, via the coding sequence ATGGCTGATGCCGACGCCAGTCGCTATCTGCGCATTGCGCGGGCCGATCTTCTTGAGGCTCGGCGCATGTGGGAGTTTTCTGGTTTTCGTGGCAGCAGCATTGGTTTCTTGCTCCAGCAAGCAGCGGAAAAGGCCCTGAAGGCCTGGATTCAAGTGGCTGGAGGAGAAGCTCCTTTCACCCATGACCTGGGTGCGCTGTTGGATCTGTTGCAGGAATTGGGCAAAGCCACGGCTGAATACGAGAGCCTCACTGAGCTCAACTTCTTTGCGGTGCAATTGCGTTACGACGATGAACTTGAGGTTGAGCCACCCAATTGGCTGGCCTGCTTCGATCTGGTCGAAAACCTGTTGCGGCGGGTGGAGGAGCCTTGGCCTGGGGCTTGA
- a CDS encoding nucleotidyltransferase domain-containing protein, with the protein MTASAITPVVDPRILQIAAAIRAEIPQSDVRLFGSRARGQGRPDSDADLLIIVPDAWLAQHSRLVVLGRLSRKLSSHRLPLDLLLYSQSEVAARCACRQAVTTVACREGIVLDG; encoded by the coding sequence ATGACCGCAAGCGCCATCACTCCTGTTGTTGATCCTCGGATTCTTCAGATCGCGGCTGCGATTCGGGCTGAGATCCCTCAGTCGGACGTGCGCCTATTCGGATCGCGGGCTCGCGGGCAGGGGCGCCCAGATTCCGATGCAGATCTGTTAATCATCGTTCCGGATGCCTGGCTGGCGCAGCACAGTCGGCTTGTGGTTCTCGGTCGGCTGAGCCGAAAGCTTTCGAGCCACCGCCTGCCTCTTGATCTACTGCTCTACTCCCAGAGTGAGGTGGCTGCTCGTTGCGCCTGTCGTCAGGCGGTGACCACGGTGGCGTGCCGTGAGGGGATCGTGCTCGATGGCTGA
- a CDS encoding FAD-dependent oxidoreductase, which yields MTKKVDVLIVGAGLSGLVAARRLQSAGRAVRVLEARSRVGGRMLSSTSANGSVIDLGGQWGGASHHRFAALLDELALERFASHYGDRGVFHWRGSRVEAPLAKDFASSHLFFKPESLGLTAAELEAFEDLQRAFSTLVAQVDPHQPWRTPNAEQLDRLTVAQWAERHTTIPLARLPLEWLCRVGGSGGFEPWEASILHLAWTQAVAPQTESPEAWLVRGGAGAVAQRLDSTLEAQAPGCLRLNRPVQAIVQDSHGVCLVDSSGEQHHAASAIVAIPPPLRLAIRFEPALPAALSALLQRSPMGAMIKVLAIYARPFWREQGLNGLGSGDLPFLELTADSGPPEGQPAVLAGFIAGERALRLGAMPALQRRQLVIDDLVAYWGPEAAKPLELVEHNWNKEPWSGGAFTSFVIPGTWTGPARLAAANHGRVIWAGSEVSPRWPGYFEGAIEAGELAAATALGELPAN from the coding sequence ATGACTAAGAAAGTGGATGTGCTGATCGTGGGTGCCGGGCTCTCGGGCCTGGTCGCTGCCCGCCGGCTGCAAAGCGCCGGCCGCGCGGTGCGGGTGCTGGAAGCCCGGAGCCGGGTGGGCGGGCGCATGCTGAGCAGCACCAGCGCCAATGGCAGCGTCATTGACCTGGGCGGCCAGTGGGGCGGCGCCAGCCACCACCGCTTCGCGGCCCTGCTGGATGAGCTGGCACTCGAGCGCTTTGCCAGCCACTACGGCGACCGCGGCGTCTTCCACTGGCGCGGCAGCAGGGTGGAAGCGCCCCTGGCCAAAGACTTTGCGTCAAGCCATCTCTTCTTCAAACCTGAGAGCCTCGGCCTGACTGCAGCGGAGCTGGAAGCCTTTGAGGACCTGCAGCGGGCCTTCAGCACCCTGGTGGCCCAAGTGGATCCTCACCAGCCCTGGCGCACGCCCAATGCCGAGCAGCTCGACCGCCTCACGGTGGCGCAGTGGGCCGAGCGACACACCACCATCCCCCTGGCCCGCCTGCCCCTCGAGTGGCTCTGCCGCGTGGGCGGCTCCGGCGGCTTTGAACCCTGGGAGGCTTCGATCCTGCACCTGGCCTGGACCCAGGCCGTGGCCCCCCAGACGGAGAGCCCAGAAGCCTGGCTGGTGCGCGGCGGAGCAGGAGCCGTAGCCCAGCGGCTCGACTCCACCCTGGAGGCCCAAGCGCCCGGCTGCCTGCGGCTGAACCGGCCCGTGCAGGCCATCGTTCAAGACAGCCACGGCGTTTGCCTGGTGGACAGCAGCGGGGAGCAGCATCACGCCGCCAGCGCCATCGTGGCCATCCCGCCACCGCTGCGGCTGGCGATCCGCTTCGAGCCGGCCCTGCCCGCAGCCCTTAGCGCCCTGCTGCAGCGCTCACCTATGGGAGCAATGATCAAAGTTCTGGCCATCTATGCCCGGCCCTTCTGGCGCGAGCAGGGCCTCAACGGCCTAGGGAGCGGCGATCTGCCGTTCCTGGAGCTCACCGCCGACAGCGGACCTCCGGAAGGCCAGCCGGCCGTGTTGGCCGGCTTCATCGCTGGCGAGCGCGCCTTAAGGCTTGGCGCCATGCCCGCTCTGCAGAGGCGGCAGCTGGTCATTGACGACCTAGTGGCCTACTGGGGGCCGGAAGCGGCCAAGCCGCTTGAGCTGGTAGAGCACAACTGGAACAAGGAGCCCTGGAGCGGCGGCGCCTTTACCAGCTTCGTGATCCCTGGCACTTGGACGGGCCCAGCCCGGCTAGCAGCTGCCAATCACGGCCGGGTGATCTGGGCGGGCAGCGAGGTTTCCCCGAGATGGCCGGGCTATTTCGAGGGAGCAATCGAAGCCGGTGAACTGGCGGCCGCCACTGCCCTGGGCGAATTGCCAGCAAACTAG
- a CDS encoding SufS family cysteine desulfurase has translation MTTSTTTTAAATTAATTAATTPATPPSLEVVAPNLAALTRPDFPLLAQTACLGQPLIYLDYAATSQKPRQVLAALQHYYDHDNANVHRGAHQLSARATEGFEAARSKTATFIGAASAREIVFTRNASEAINLVARSWGEANLGPGDEVLLTVMEHHSNLVPWQLLAQRTGCVLRHAGLTESGELDLEDLRGQISERTKLVSLVQVSNTLGCLNPIEQVVEQAHAAGALVLVDACQSLPHLVVNVARLGCDFLVGSSHKLCGPTGMGFLWAREALLEAMPPFLGGGEMIQDVYLDHSSWAELPHKFEAGTPAIGEAIGMGAALDYLSAIGLERIHAWEQLLTRQLFARLQAIEGVRILGPTPEQQPDRGALAAFTVDGLHANDIAALLDSAGICIRSGHHCTQPLHRLYGLPGSARASLGFTTTPEEIDRFAEELEGTITFLREHS, from the coding sequence ATGACCACCAGCACCACCACAACCGCTGCAGCAACCACCGCAGCAACTACCGCAGCAACCACCCCCGCAACCCCGCCCAGCCTTGAGGTGGTTGCGCCAAATCTTGCTGCCCTCACCCGGCCTGATTTCCCCCTCCTAGCCCAAACGGCTTGCCTTGGCCAGCCGCTGATCTACCTCGATTACGCCGCCACCAGCCAGAAGCCCCGTCAGGTACTGGCGGCCCTACAGCACTACTACGACCACGACAACGCCAACGTGCACCGTGGCGCCCACCAGCTAAGTGCTCGCGCCACTGAAGGCTTTGAGGCAGCCCGCAGTAAAACTGCCACCTTCATCGGTGCGGCCAGTGCGCGCGAGATCGTGTTCACCCGCAATGCCAGCGAGGCGATCAACTTGGTGGCTCGCAGCTGGGGCGAGGCCAACCTGGGCCCTGGTGATGAGGTGTTGCTCACAGTGATGGAGCACCACTCCAACCTGGTGCCCTGGCAGCTGCTGGCCCAGCGCACTGGCTGCGTGCTGCGCCATGCGGGGCTCACTGAGAGCGGTGAGCTGGATCTGGAGGATCTGCGCGGCCAGATCAGCGAGCGCACCAAGCTCGTGAGCCTCGTGCAGGTGAGCAACACCCTCGGCTGCCTCAATCCGATTGAGCAGGTGGTGGAGCAGGCCCACGCCGCAGGCGCTCTGGTGCTCGTGGACGCCTGCCAGAGCCTGCCCCACCTGGTGGTGAATGTGGCCAGGCTGGGCTGCGATTTCCTGGTGGGCAGCTCCCATAAGCTCTGCGGCCCCACCGGCATGGGCTTTCTTTGGGCCCGCGAGGCGTTGCTTGAGGCGATGCCGCCCTTCCTGGGCGGCGGCGAGATGATTCAGGACGTTTATCTCGATCACAGCAGCTGGGCCGAACTGCCCCACAAATTTGAGGCGGGCACCCCGGCCATCGGCGAGGCGATCGGCATGGGCGCTGCTCTCGACTATCTCAGCGCAATTGGTCTTGAGCGCATCCACGCCTGGGAGCAGCTGCTCACCCGTCAGCTGTTTGCGCGTCTCCAGGCGATCGAGGGGGTACGCATCTTGGGTCCCACCCCTGAGCAGCAACCAGATCGCGGTGCCCTGGCGGCCTTCACGGTGGATGGCCTGCACGCCAACGACATCGCCGCCCTGCTTGATTCAGCCGGCATCTGCATCCGCAGCGGCCACCATTGCACCCAGCCCCTGCACCGCCTCTACGGCCTCCCCGGCTCAGCCAGAGCCAGCCTGGGCTTCACAACCACCCCGGAAGAGATCGACCGCTTCGCTGAGGAACTGGAGGGCACGATCACCTTCCTGCGCGAGCACAGCTAG